From the Candidatus Woesearchaeota archaeon genome, one window contains:
- a CDS encoding nucleotidyl transferase AbiEii/AbiGii toxin family protein, with the protein MELISENKIHFIAGQQRKDPIMIEKDYFLTLFLYFIQDKSGIYFKGGTALNKIFLEQIRLSEDLDFTITIPMDNIKGIVEEIISNNKNIFTKLTYDKRVYGFTRYLLYYKSYFREEALLLLDFNKRAKLSLPPEKHPIPNFYELLITVNTLNKKELIAEKVCALINRNKARDYFDVYHIIKKGIPIDVGLVKEKSKLHHQEFDNFKIFNQANKVYRQWENDLSPLTTEAITFQEVMKTLKEYFNYVAEKKKRKMMNIYREA; encoded by the coding sequence ATGGAGCTCATAAGTGAGAACAAAATACATTTTATTGCAGGTCAGCAAAGAAAAGACCCAATCATGATAGAGAAAGATTATTTTTTAACGTTATTTCTTTATTTCATTCAAGACAAAAGTGGCATTTATTTCAAAGGAGGCACTGCGTTAAACAAAATTTTTCTGGAGCAGATAAGACTTTCAGAAGATTTGGATTTTACCATTACTATTCCCATGGATAATATAAAAGGGATAGTCGAAGAGATTATCAGCAACAATAAGAACATTTTTACTAAGTTGACGTACGATAAACGTGTTTATGGCTTTACACGGTATTTACTGTATTATAAGAGCTACTTCAGGGAAGAAGCATTATTGCTCTTGGATTTTAATAAGCGAGCAAAACTCTCTCTGCCTCCAGAAAAACACCCTATCCCTAATTTTTATGAGCTACTCATTACGGTTAATACCTTAAATAAAAAAGAACTCATTGCAGAAAAAGTATGCGCGTTGATAAATAGAAATAAAGCTCGAGACTATTTTGATGTATATCACATCATCAAAAAGGGAATACCGATAGACGTAGGCTTAGTAAAAGAAAAAAGTAAACTTCATCATCAAGAATTTGACAACTTCAAAATATTCAATCAGGCAAATAAAGTTTACCGGCAGTGGGAAAATGACTTATCACCATTAACAACAGAAGCAATTACGTTTCAGGAAGTGATGAAGACCTTAAAAGAATACTTTAACTATGTAGCGGAAAAAAAGAAACGAAAAATGATGAACATTTATAGAGAGGCTTAG
- a CDS encoding DUF1931 domain-containing protein, with protein MTESIIIRSKLKDLVGEFNIAGDFADALNEKVKALIKEACIRAEANGRKTVMGRDL; from the coding sequence ATGACTGAATCTATTATTATACGAAGCAAATTAAAAGATTTAGTTGGGGAGTTTAATATTGCTGGAGATTTTGCCGATGCCTTGAATGAAAAAGTAAAGGCACTCATTAAAGAAGCATGCATACGCGCAGAGGCCAATGGCAGAAAAACCGTGATGGGAAGAGATCTTTAG
- a CDS encoding aminotransferase class I/II-fold pyridoxal phosphate-dependent enzyme, which translates to MQSLLQSLSQRTKRLGTENAFVVLAEVNQRIRRGKDIINFCIGQPDFPTPQNIKKAAINAIEQNKSSYTDAAGLYDVRVTLANYLTKSRAIPVHPEHVVIANGAKPFIAFAILATTDYGTGDEVIYPSPGFPIYESQIMANGAVPVPVPLVEENGFGFDLDILKQKVNSKTKLLIINSPHNPTGGVLQKEDLVEIAKLAMHYHFWIYSDEPYCKLTYDAPFVSIASLSGMYAQTIIVDGASKSYAMTGWRMGFAANPTLAPYFATWMANTESCANHIAQCALKEAFSGPQEESDAMMKSFKERRNLMVKVLNMIPGVHCHMPGGAFYAFPNVTKACYSLGLPNAEAFRTLLLENGVAVLADIHFGPKNPGQKQEYIRLSYATAPEKIIEGCQRIKAVVEGKKTWELSTKQGTSIPTPLTH; encoded by the coding sequence ATGCAATCGTTGTTGCAGTCTCTCTCTCAAAGGACAAAGCGCTTAGGTACAGAAAATGCGTTTGTTGTTCTTGCCGAAGTTAACCAACGCATACGTAGAGGTAAAGACATTATCAATTTCTGTATTGGCCAACCTGATTTTCCAACACCACAGAATATCAAAAAAGCTGCTATCAATGCTATTGAACAAAATAAGAGTAGTTATACTGATGCTGCAGGATTATATGATGTTCGCGTAACACTTGCAAACTATCTCACCAAGAGCAGAGCTATTCCTGTTCATCCAGAGCATGTTGTTATCGCCAATGGCGCAAAACCATTTATTGCCTTTGCTATTCTTGCTACGACTGACTATGGAACTGGTGATGAGGTGATCTATCCGAGTCCAGGATTTCCAATTTATGAATCACAGATTATGGCAAACGGTGCTGTTCCTGTTCCAGTTCCGCTTGTAGAGGAAAATGGATTTGGTTTTGATTTAGATATCTTAAAGCAAAAAGTAAACAGCAAAACAAAACTATTGATCATCAATTCTCCCCACAATCCTACTGGTGGCGTCCTACAAAAAGAAGATCTGGTTGAAATTGCAAAACTAGCCATGCACTACCATTTCTGGATATACAGTGATGAGCCGTACTGCAAATTAACGTACGATGCACCCTTTGTAAGTATTGCCTCACTTTCCGGGATGTATGCCCAAACCATCATTGTTGATGGTGCTTCAAAATCCTATGCGATGACGGGCTGGAGAATGGGATTCGCTGCAAATCCCACACTAGCGCCATACTTTGCAACATGGATGGCAAATACAGAATCATGCGCAAATCACATTGCTCAGTGTGCACTCAAAGAGGCTTTCTCAGGTCCTCAAGAGGAATCTGATGCCATGATGAAGAGTTTCAAAGAACGCCGTAATCTTATGGTAAAAGTGCTCAACATGATTCCCGGAGTTCATTGTCATATGCCTGGAGGAGCTTTCTATGCGTTTCCCAATGTGACTAAGGCATGCTATTCACTTGGGCTTCCCAATGCCGAGGCCTTTCGTACACTACTACTAGAAAATGGCGTTGCTGTTCTTGCAGATATTCATTTTGGACCAAAGAATCCTGGTCAAAAGCAAGAGTATATCCGCTTATCCTATGCAACTGCTCCTGAAAAAATAATCGAAGGATGTCAACGGATAAAGGCGGTAGTTGAAGGAAAAAAGACATGGGAATTATCGACGAAACAGGGAACGAGCATACCTACACCATTGACGCACTAG
- a CDS encoding transketolase — protein sequence MGIIDETGNEHTYTIDALERAAQEMRGYALIALYCAKSGHSGSCLSCMDILATLYCRVMRHMPSRPSWDERDRLFFSAGHKAPAWYTGLGYTGYFDIKELATLRKFGSPFQGHPDRKKLVGIELSCGSLGQGLSVAVGSALAAKLDKKSYRVFCLMGDGEQQEGQIWEAVMEAAHYHLDNLVGIVDKNELQIDGFVKDVMNIDPLDEKYRAFGWHVISCNGHDMSDLLHAFKEAEITKGKPTVIITKTIKGKGVSFMENQVGWHGKAPNKEELEQALQELGLAYLPKQEMIHHAETFQNLVEEEIKKQMPQFSRDYWWNTQDRMKVEMKPTRLGFGEALKDTDDTRLVTLGADISGSININMFQKEHPERKDRSLSMGIAEQSGTCVAAGLAKEGKTPLFGTYGVFAAGRALDQLRTTVCYGDFNVKIAGAHGGISVGPDGATHQALEEIFQITGLPNMRMLIPCDAIEAKKATQTMIECINGPCYLRYAREATPLVTKETTPYQHGRATIIRYTGREEAQFREAFTHTFADEAAHYENHITIVSCGPEVAEAMRAAWILAAEFGITAQVLNLSTVKPLDTEAIIKVATESGAIVSVEEHQKGGLGNLVAAVIAMHDFPEKVLFRMIGINDTFGESGNPWELIKAFGLSAEHIAVAAKELIMKKPLTKNVVHKCT from the coding sequence ATGGGAATTATCGACGAAACAGGGAACGAGCATACCTACACCATTGACGCACTAGAACGGGCTGCTCAAGAAATGAGGGGCTATGCACTTATTGCATTGTATTGTGCAAAATCCGGTCATAGTGGCAGTTGCTTATCATGTATGGACATTCTTGCAACATTGTATTGCAGAGTCATGAGACATATGCCTTCTCGCCCATCATGGGATGAACGAGACCGTTTATTTTTTTCAGCAGGCCATAAAGCACCTGCATGGTACACTGGTTTAGGGTATACAGGATACTTTGACATCAAGGAACTTGCAACATTACGCAAGTTCGGGAGCCCTTTTCAGGGTCATCCTGACCGGAAAAAGCTTGTAGGCATTGAACTCTCCTGTGGTTCTTTAGGTCAAGGATTAAGTGTTGCTGTAGGCTCTGCACTGGCAGCGAAATTAGATAAAAAATCATATCGAGTTTTCTGTTTGATGGGAGATGGAGAACAGCAAGAAGGTCAGATCTGGGAAGCAGTTATGGAAGCTGCTCATTACCACCTTGATAACTTGGTAGGCATTGTTGATAAGAACGAATTACAGATTGATGGATTTGTTAAGGATGTTATGAACATCGATCCGCTTGATGAAAAATACCGAGCATTCGGTTGGCATGTTATTTCATGTAATGGTCATGACATGAGCGATCTGCTGCATGCATTCAAAGAGGCCGAGATTACCAAAGGAAAACCAACAGTTATCATTACAAAGACCATCAAAGGAAAGGGCGTAAGCTTTATGGAAAACCAAGTAGGATGGCATGGAAAAGCTCCAAATAAAGAGGAACTGGAACAAGCATTGCAGGAACTTGGTCTAGCTTACCTACCCAAACAAGAGATGATTCACCATGCAGAAACTTTCCAAAACTTAGTGGAAGAGGAGATAAAAAAACAGATGCCACAATTCAGCCGAGACTACTGGTGGAATACACAGGACAGAATGAAAGTAGAAATGAAACCAACTCGCTTGGGGTTTGGTGAAGCACTAAAAGACACAGATGACACCCGCCTTGTTACCTTAGGAGCTGACATTTCTGGCTCAATAAACATCAATATGTTTCAGAAAGAACATCCTGAGCGAAAGGATAGATCTTTGAGTATGGGTATTGCTGAACAATCTGGTACCTGTGTGGCAGCAGGATTGGCAAAAGAAGGAAAGACTCCTCTTTTTGGCACGTATGGTGTCTTTGCTGCCGGAAGAGCGCTTGATCAGCTGCGAACAACCGTCTGCTATGGAGACTTTAATGTCAAGATTGCTGGTGCCCACGGAGGTATTTCAGTAGGACCAGATGGAGCGACACATCAAGCATTGGAAGAGATCTTTCAGATAACAGGATTGCCAAACATGCGGATGCTCATTCCCTGTGATGCCATTGAAGCGAAAAAAGCAACACAAACAATGATAGAATGCATCAATGGCCCATGTTATTTGAGGTATGCACGAGAAGCAACACCCCTTGTTACCAAAGAAACAACACCATACCAGCATGGTCGAGCAACAATTATTCGCTACACCGGCAGAGAAGAAGCACAATTCAGAGAGGCATTTACCCATACATTTGCTGATGAAGCAGCACATTACGAAAACCATATCACTATCGTCAGTTGTGGACCTGAAGTAGCTGAAGCCATGCGTGCTGCATGGATATTAGCTGCAGAGTTTGGTATCACTGCGCAAGTCCTTAATCTCTCAACAGTAAAGCCCCTCGATACTGAAGCTATTATAAAAGTAGCAACTGAAAGTGGAGCTATAGTAAGCGTTGAAGAACATCAAAAAGGTGGTTTAGGAAACCTTGTTGCTGCAGTCATTGCAATGCATGATTTTCCTGAAAAGGTGCTCTTTAGGATGATAGGTATTAATGATACCTTTGGAGAGTCAGGAAATCCCTGGGAACTTATCAAGGCTTTTGGCTTATCTGCCGAACATATCGCTGTAGCAGCAAAAGAACTTATCATGAAAAAACCGCTCACAAAAAACGTCGTTCATAAATGCACATAA
- a CDS encoding isocitrate/isopropylmalate dehydrogenase family protein: protein MQKHYNIAILPGDGIGVEVVQQGCRVLEKAAENSGFKVTLHQTPWSSQYLIDEKHVVKDGSGLYVPNRESPLAASDNKGLTLPEEFIAGLRQNDDAMLFGSIGDPRVQRGVVERAIIGGLRWHPTLDLYVNLRPVKLYDEEMCILKRVTPKDLDVIVVRENLEDCYTSKGEIHYRGEPEEYAVRSVIASRRGTERIIRYAFQYAREHGRKTVTLVDKANVMNGDIGLIWRETFERVKQEYGDIRTNAKYIDDACAELATNPSSFDIIVTSNLFGDIVSDIASGLTGARGMAGSGNIHPRQFSVFEPTHGTAPDLKPGEANPLGTIFAVALMLDHLGQSSSVMSINRAVQSLFDTKVFTAETFRRGSQGKQSSTEITNRVLEQMN from the coding sequence ATGCAAAAACACTATAATATTGCCATACTTCCAGGTGATGGAATCGGTGTTGAAGTTGTGCAACAAGGATGCAGAGTCCTTGAAAAGGCAGCTGAAAACAGTGGATTTAAAGTTACTCTTCATCAGACACCATGGTCGTCACAGTACCTTATTGATGAAAAACATGTAGTTAAGGACGGTTCTGGACTCTATGTCCCTAATAGAGAATCTCCTCTTGCTGCGTCTGATAACAAAGGTCTTACTCTTCCAGAGGAATTCATTGCAGGTCTACGACAAAATGACGATGCTATGCTCTTTGGTTCAATTGGTGATCCACGTGTTCAGCGTGGTGTTGTTGAACGTGCAATTATCGGAGGATTGCGATGGCACCCAACCTTAGACTTGTATGTGAATCTCAGGCCAGTCAAATTATACGATGAGGAGATGTGTATCCTTAAACGTGTTACTCCAAAAGATCTTGATGTCATTGTTGTCAGAGAAAATCTTGAAGACTGTTATACTAGCAAAGGAGAAATCCATTATAGAGGAGAACCTGAGGAGTACGCAGTACGATCAGTTATTGCTAGCAGAAGGGGAACAGAAAGAATTATTCGCTATGCATTTCAATATGCTCGGGAACATGGAAGAAAAACAGTTACGTTAGTAGATAAAGCGAATGTTATGAATGGTGATATAGGGCTGATATGGCGAGAAACGTTTGAAAGAGTTAAGCAGGAATATGGTGACATACGCACCAATGCAAAATACATTGATGACGCCTGTGCTGAATTGGCAACGAATCCTAGTTCATTTGATATCATTGTAACCTCGAATTTATTTGGCGATATCGTCAGCGATATTGCTTCAGGATTAACAGGTGCAAGGGGAATGGCGGGATCAGGAAATATTCATCCAAGACAATTTTCTGTTTTTGAACCTACTCATGGAACAGCCCCTGACTTAAAACCCGGCGAAGCTAATCCCTTAGGAACTATTTTTGCCGTAGCATTGATGCTTGATCATCTTGGTCAATCGAGCTCGGTTATGTCTATTAACAGAGCAGTTCAATCTCTCTTTGATACGAAAGTATTTACTGCAGAAACATTTAGAAGAGGGTCTCAGGGTAAACAATCATCTACTGAAATAACCAATCGTGTTCTTGAACAGATGAATTAA
- a CDS encoding nucleotidyltransferase domain-containing protein: MTKEKKEHEEKQEETPEEREAKLREQEMLAKLPKDAQEKLKEIKIKLDTFQKRVLEKFDKYVMGIALLPPPKPVEGQPAPDKNRIHVLVLVDDADSKRMTKGELKNKLLTIMDTMAQEIDKNIYPEAILISELWQSCYDGKYDLLQLVSLAAPLHDTGMLQAIKIAELHKSMVLKKFEKYIVSYVLAGSLVQGRATKTSDIDVWIVIDDTDVKKMTRAELKDKLRAIIIGMGIEAGDMTGIRNKLNIQVYILTDFWESLKEANPIIFTLLRDGVPFYDRGIFMPWKQLLKMGKIKPSQEAIEMFMNSGEQMLQRVHFKLKEMGMEDTYYAILTPSQAALMLHGVPPPAPRETAKLMHEIFVQKEKLLEEEYVKILEYNIQLRKDIEHGTKNDLTGKEVDELLKNAEKYLKRIKRLFKQIDKIKEQESIVHTYETTVSMIRDVLKLEGVEKVKDTEIVDIFESEVIHRGTMPEKYLRILESILKAKDDYDENKLTRTEVEKIKKTANEFIKYMIEHLQRARGRELERAKIRVKHGSRYGEVILLDKIAYIIHDIDHEEKEISKAPIHEDGSLGTTEKASLEELEKVLTKIQIPTKSFIKEPLFENLRQIFGKDVEIAVRY; the protein is encoded by the coding sequence AACGCGAGGCCAAGCTCAGAGAACAAGAGATGCTGGCAAAGTTACCCAAAGATGCACAGGAAAAACTCAAAGAGATTAAGATAAAGCTTGACACCTTTCAGAAGAGGGTTTTGGAAAAGTTTGACAAATATGTCATGGGTATTGCCTTATTACCGCCACCAAAACCCGTTGAAGGTCAACCAGCTCCTGATAAAAACCGTATCCATGTGCTTGTTCTTGTTGATGATGCTGATAGTAAACGCATGACCAAGGGAGAGCTAAAAAACAAACTCTTAACCATTATGGATACCATGGCTCAGGAGATTGATAAGAATATCTATCCTGAAGCAATTCTTATATCAGAACTCTGGCAGAGCTGTTATGACGGAAAGTATGATCTTTTACAGCTCGTCTCTCTTGCAGCTCCGTTGCATGATACCGGAATGCTCCAAGCCATTAAGATTGCTGAGCTCCACAAGAGTATGGTTCTTAAAAAGTTTGAAAAATACATTGTGAGCTATGTGCTTGCAGGATCCCTTGTTCAGGGCAGAGCAACTAAAACCTCTGATATTGACGTCTGGATTGTCATCGATGATACTGACGTTAAGAAAATGACCAGAGCAGAACTCAAAGATAAGCTCAGGGCAATCATTATCGGCATGGGTATTGAAGCTGGTGACATGACAGGCATCAGAAACAAACTCAATATTCAAGTCTATATTCTCACGGATTTCTGGGAGAGTTTGAAAGAGGCAAATCCTATTATCTTTACCTTACTTAGAGACGGTGTCCCCTTTTATGATCGAGGTATCTTCATGCCCTGGAAACAGTTGCTCAAGATGGGAAAGATCAAACCGTCCCAAGAAGCAATTGAGATGTTCATGAATTCTGGTGAACAGATGCTGCAACGAGTCCATTTCAAACTCAAGGAAATGGGGATGGAAGATACCTATTATGCGATCCTCACCCCATCACAGGCAGCCTTAATGCTTCATGGTGTCCCACCACCGGCTCCGAGGGAAACGGCCAAATTAATGCATGAGATCTTTGTCCAGAAAGAAAAGTTGCTCGAGGAAGAATATGTCAAAATTCTTGAGTATAATATCCAGTTGCGTAAGGATATTGAGCATGGCACCAAGAATGACTTAACTGGTAAGGAAGTTGATGAGCTCCTCAAGAACGCAGAGAAATATCTCAAGCGTATTAAACGACTTTTCAAGCAGATCGATAAAATCAAGGAACAGGAGAGCATTGTCCACACCTATGAAACAACGGTTTCGATGATTCGTGATGTCCTCAAGCTTGAGGGCGTTGAAAAGGTAAAAGATACAGAAATTGTTGATATCTTTGAATCTGAAGTTATCCATCGAGGAACCATGCCAGAGAAGTATCTTCGTATCTTAGAGTCCATTCTCAAGGCAAAAGATGACTATGATGAGAATAAGTTAACCAGAACAGAAGTCGAGAAAATCAAGAAAACAGCCAATGAATTCATCAAATACATGATTGAACATCTCCAGCGTGCCCGTGGCAGAGAATTGGAGCGAGCAAAGATTCGGGTAAAGCATGGCAGTCGTTATGGCGAGGTTATTCTGCTCGACAAAATAGCCTATATCATCCATGATATTGATCATGAAGAAAAAGAAATCTCTAAAGCACCTATTCATGAGGATGGTAGTTTAGGAACAACGGAAAAAGCTAGCCTAGAAGAACTCGAAAAAGTCCTTACCAAGATTCAGATCCCAACCAAGTCATTCATCAAAGAACCCTTGTTTGAAAACTTGCGTCAGATCTTTGGCAAGGATGTTGAAATCGCTGTTCGGTATTAG
- a CDS encoding YfcE family phosphodiesterase — protein MIALIADTHDNTPLIEKAVRLIKAEKPDFVLHLGDICAPASVLLFQGLPMRFIHGNCDGHLLLIAQRIKEINGLFYESDFAEFSHEGKRFAAYHGTNPVFLDLLMSCGQYDYVLHGHDHKRRDGKVKKTRVINPGAFYPRNIDKPTVAFLHPRTGESRFVEL, from the coding sequence ATGATTGCTCTCATTGCAGACACGCACGATAATACGCCGTTGATTGAGAAAGCAGTACGATTAATAAAAGCAGAGAAGCCAGATTTTGTTCTTCATCTAGGCGATATCTGTGCTCCTGCGAGTGTTCTTTTATTTCAAGGATTACCGATGCGCTTTATTCATGGAAACTGCGACGGCCATTTGCTGCTGATTGCGCAACGAATAAAAGAGATCAATGGTTTGTTCTATGAATCGGATTTTGCTGAATTTTCCCATGAAGGGAAAAGGTTTGCTGCTTATCACGGTACGAATCCTGTATTCCTTGATTTGCTCATGAGTTGTGGCCAGTATGATTACGTACTCCATGGTCATGATCATAAGCGTAGAGATGGTAAGGTTAAAAAAACGCGCGTCATTAATCCCGGCGCTTTTTACCCAAGAAATATTGACAAGCCAACCGTTGCGTTCTTGCATCCTCGGACAGGAGAGTCACGTTTTGTTGAGTTATAG
- a CDS encoding SAM-dependent chlorinase/fluorinase: protein MKQANRPFISLTSDFGVQSQGVGIMHGVALSMCPEATIIDLMHGLPSFTIIAGARAMETVFYLPKGCHVCVVDPGVGTKRRGLIIKVGRGDYLIGPDNGVLIPATRFLGGITQVRAITHEKYMRQPVSPIFHGRDVFTPAAAHLCNGVSLEEFGPEVPIKDLVHAPYEEAHVDQKTLCFDATIISTNKFGSCHLNIRSEKLDVLKPTLGHELVLLHNNKRIMLPYSRTFGDVPVGKPLIIKDDYGRVELAINQADFCRHYGTKLGDSVRLTKKE from the coding sequence ATGAAACAAGCAAACAGACCATTCATCTCATTAACGAGCGATTTTGGTGTGCAGAGCCAAGGTGTTGGTATCATGCATGGGGTTGCCCTATCGATGTGTCCAGAAGCAACCATCATTGATTTAATGCATGGCTTGCCGAGCTTTACGATTATTGCAGGCGCACGAGCAATGGAAACGGTTTTTTATCTGCCGAAAGGATGTCATGTCTGTGTTGTTGATCCAGGGGTTGGAACCAAACGCAGAGGACTAATTATCAAGGTTGGTCGAGGAGATTATCTTATTGGGCCGGATAATGGTGTTCTCATTCCTGCAACACGATTTCTTGGAGGGATAACTCAGGTAAGAGCAATTACTCATGAAAAATATATGCGCCAGCCCGTCTCGCCTATCTTTCATGGTAGAGATGTCTTTACTCCTGCAGCAGCACATCTTTGTAATGGTGTTTCTCTAGAAGAATTCGGCCCTGAGGTTCCCATAAAGGATCTGGTGCATGCGCCTTACGAAGAAGCACACGTTGATCAGAAAACCTTGTGCTTTGATGCTACGATTATTAGCACCAATAAGTTCGGTTCATGCCACCTCAATATACGGTCTGAGAAGCTTGATGTCCTAAAACCAACACTTGGGCACGAGCTCGTCCTTCTGCACAACAATAAAAGAATCATGCTTCCTTATAGCCGTACATTTGGTGATGTCCCTGTTGGCAAGCCCTTGATTATCAAGGACGATTATGGCAGGGTTGAACTTGCAATTAACCAAGCCGATTTCTGTAGGCATTACGGTACCAAACTTGGCGACAGCGTCAGATTGACGAAGAAAGAGTAA
- the gltX gene encoding glutamate--tRNA ligase, translating into MDMQKVILAAAVQNACKFAGKANPNAVLGILLAQHPELRAKAKELMPAINALVAEVNQKTSEEQVLLLDSLGGTSQPKKQERDMYAFLKITEGEKIVSAFPPEPSKYPHIGHAKAILLNYNLAKKYHGMFVLRFEDTNPALAKEEFYRIHLENYQWIGVQWDKLDYASDYLDQFYAYAEQLIKSGNAYVCSCTSEVIKANRFKGIPCTCRITSVKKNQTAWKAMRKQDEGTAILRLKIKVDHQNTTMRDPTIMRIVTAPHPRVKTRYRVWPTYDFVNAIMDGIEGITHRLRSKEFEMRNPLQRHIQKLLNLPETTVVEFARFNLEGVESSGRIIREKINAGELIGWDDPRLTTLVALQRRGFLPKAIQQFVLKTGITKAEATLTWDDLIMHNKRLLDAQCNRYFMIEDPVKVTIEGTPTKQVELKLHPEDPERGKRRFTLSQEFYLEKQDFKQLEDGKLYRLMDCLNFVKKGKSLYFDSFEVAVYKAKGTKIMHWLPVQDTLIPLEVMMPDTTRKKGLAEATIKDLPEKTILQFERKFFAILDKKQKNKHVFWYTHA; encoded by the coding sequence ATGGACATGCAAAAAGTTATTCTTGCTGCTGCTGTACAAAATGCCTGCAAATTTGCGGGAAAAGCGAACCCCAATGCAGTACTCGGCATTCTTCTTGCCCAACACCCAGAGTTACGAGCAAAGGCTAAAGAACTTATGCCAGCCATTAACGCTCTTGTTGCTGAGGTAAACCAAAAGACAAGCGAAGAACAAGTGCTTTTATTGGACAGTTTGGGAGGAACATCACAACCCAAAAAACAAGAACGAGATATGTATGCTTTTCTGAAGATCACCGAAGGAGAAAAGATCGTTAGTGCATTTCCACCTGAACCCAGTAAATACCCCCATATAGGCCATGCCAAGGCTATTCTCTTAAATTACAACCTTGCAAAAAAATATCATGGCATGTTTGTGCTCCGCTTTGAAGACACGAATCCTGCACTTGCAAAGGAAGAATTTTACAGGATTCATCTTGAGAATTATCAATGGATAGGTGTGCAGTGGGACAAACTCGACTATGCCTCTGATTATCTTGACCAATTCTATGCATATGCAGAACAGCTCATCAAGAGCGGAAATGCCTATGTTTGTTCCTGTACAAGTGAAGTTATCAAGGCAAATCGCTTTAAAGGTATTCCTTGTACCTGCCGTATAACAAGTGTCAAAAAAAACCAAACTGCTTGGAAAGCAATGCGCAAACAGGATGAAGGAACGGCAATTCTCCGATTGAAAATTAAGGTTGATCACCAGAATACAACGATGCGAGATCCTACGATCATGCGCATTGTTACTGCGCCACATCCACGAGTAAAGACAAGGTACAGGGTATGGCCTACCTATGATTTTGTTAACGCTATCATGGATGGCATTGAAGGAATTACTCATCGCTTGAGGAGTAAAGAATTTGAGATGCGTAATCCTTTACAGCGTCATATCCAGAAACTCCTTAACCTTCCTGAAACAACGGTTGTGGAGTTTGCCCGTTTCAATCTTGAAGGCGTTGAAAGTAGTGGAAGAATTATCCGTGAAAAAATTAATGCTGGGGAACTTATTGGCTGGGATGATCCACGCTTGACAACCTTAGTTGCATTGCAACGACGAGGATTCTTGCCTAAAGCCATCCAGCAGTTTGTGCTCAAAACAGGAATTACTAAAGCAGAGGCAACCCTAACCTGGGATGACTTAATCATGCATAACAAGCGATTATTAGATGCGCAGTGTAACCGGTATTTTATGATCGAAGATCCGGTGAAAGTAACTATCGAGGGAACACCAACAAAACAGGTAGAACTTAAACTTCATCCTGAAGATCCAGAACGTGGAAAGCGAAGATTTACCCTGAGCCAGGAATTTTACCTTGAGAAACAAGACTTTAAACAACTCGAGGATGGAAAGCTCTACCGCCTCATGGATTGTCTGAATTTTGTTAAAAAAGGAAAATCTCTGTACTTTGACTCGTTTGAGGTAGCTGTCTATAAAGCAAAAGGAACAAAGATCATGCATTGGCTTCCTGTCCAAGACACCCTTATCCCTTTAGAAGTCATGATGCCCGATACCACACGGAAAAAAGGCCTTGCCGAAGCAACGATTAAGGATCTCCCGGAAAAAACCATTCTTCAATTTGAGCGAAAGTTCTTTGCCATTCTCGATAAAAAGCAAAAAAACAAACACGTGTTCTGGTATACTCACGCTTAG